A genome region from Portunus trituberculatus isolate SZX2019 chromosome 18, ASM1759143v1, whole genome shotgun sequence includes the following:
- the LOC123505589 gene encoding pescadillo homolog: MGSKRKKKGESGEAKRYITRNAAVKKLQLSLRDFRRLCILKGIYPREPKNRRKAQKGDSTIKTLYYMKDIQFLLHEPIIWKFREHRAFSLKIKHAKAKKDRSKVQRMMQNKPMYRLDHIVRERYPTFTHALRDLDDPLTLCFLFSKLPQVQRTTLNMVNMCRRLTLEFMLYVIEAQALRKVFITIKGYYYQVEIMGQTITWITPHPFTPQTTTGVDFRIMRVFVEFYITLLGFTNFRLYHHLNLHYPPTLPHADIKEGGEDDVEMGDPERLASLNFPLKRNHVEDSNESETIDTHLLEEDETRLQEAREEEKKKKQQQNLFKGLKFFLNRETNIESLTFVIRACKGEVSWDESTADGNTFPVTDETITHEIVDRDNPKQTHLSRYYIQPQWVYDCINARMLLPVQDYFPGTSLPPHLSPFDLECHTYLPPEQKQLIARQKGEIPEDKLPLRQDSDSEEENERKKKKKLNDANIRPLDSFKTRTQKRKEKKRKLAQKEATKEQEKESKPTRTWEDVSREEEAMETQAAQNGKEEAPPEQNGKKAGTEEKPKQEKKMGVHRGKVQMINPHATEKQELEEKKLAIMMIPRKKKRVYHMLRRREKRKETGARRLTQKRLAIDHEKEKAKKAKKAGV; the protein is encoded by the exons ATGGgcagtaaaaggaagaagaag GGAGAGTCAGGAGAGGCAAAGAGGTACATCACAAGAAATGCTGCTGTCAAGAAGCTGCAGCTGTCTCTCAGGGACTTCAGGCGACTGTGCATTCTGAAAGGCATCTACCCTCGCGAGCccaagaacagaaggaaggcaCAGAAGGGCGACTCCACCATCAAGACACTCTACTACATGAAAGACATCCAGTTTCTTCTTCACGAACCCATCATCTGGAAGTTCAGAGAGCACAGG GCGTTCAGCTTAAAGATCAAACATGCCAAGGCAAAGAAGGACCGATCCAAGGTACAGCGCATGATGCAGAACAAGCCCATGTACCGCCTGGACCACATCGTCAGGGAGCGCTACCCAACCTTCACCCACGCCCTTAGAGACCTGGATGACCCACTCaccctctgcttcctcttctccaaGCTGCCACAAGTACAACGGACAACACTCA ACATGGTGAATATGTGCCGCCGCCTGACGCTGGAGTTCATGCTGTACGTGATCGAGGCACAGGCGCTGCGCAAGGTGTTCATCACCATCAAGGGCTACTACTACCAGGTGGAGATCATGGGCCAGACCATTACCTggatcacccctcaccccttcaccccacaG ACCACCACCGGCGTGGACTTCCGCATCATGAGGGTGTTTGTGGAGTTTTATATCACACTGCTGGGCTTCACCAACTTCCGTCTATATCACCACCTCAACCTGCACTACCCACCCACACTGCCCCACGCTGACATCAAGG AAGGCGGTGAAGACGACGTAGAGATGGGTGACCCTGAGCGCCTTGCTTCCCTCAACTTTCCCCTCAAGAGGAACCATGTGGAGGACAGCAATGAGTCAGAGACCATTGACACACACTTactg gaggaggacgagactaGGCTGCAAGAGGcccgggaggaggagaagaagaagaagcagcagcagaacctCTTCAAGGGACTCAAGTTTTTCCTGAATCGAGAGACCAATATAGAGTCGCTTACCTTTGTCATCAGGGCGTgtaaaggagag GTGTCATGGGATGAGTCCACAGCAGACGGCAACACCTTCCCTGTGACAGACGAGACCATCACACACGAGATTGTGGACCGAGATAACCCCAAACAGACACACTTGTCCCG GTATTATATCCAGCCACAGTGGGTGTACGATTGCATCAATGCCCGCATGCTCCTCCCTGTCCAGGACTACTTCCCAGGCACCTCTCTGCCCCCGCACCTCTCACCCTTCGACCTGGAGTGTCACACCTACTTGCCACCAGAGCAGAAGCAGCTGATTGCACGGCAGAAAGGAGAGATCCCAGAGGACAAGCTACCACTCCGCCAGGACAGTGactcagaggaggagaatgaacgcaaaaagaagaagaagttgaatGATGCAAATATTAGGCCTCTAGATTCCTTCAAGACCAGGacacagaagaggaaggagaaaa AGAGGAAGCTTGCCCAGAAAGAAGCCAccaaggagcaggagaaggagagtaaGCCAACACGGACATGGGAGGATGTcagcagagaggaagaggcCATGGAGACACAGGCAGCACAGAATGGCAAGGAGGAAGCACCACCAGAACAGAATGGGAAGAAGGcaggaacagaagagaaacccaagcaggagaagaagatggGTGTGCACCGAGGCAAGGTGCAGATGATCAATCCACACGCAACTGAGAAGCAGGagttggaggagaagaagctgGCCATTATGATGATTCCCCGCAAGAAGAAGAGGGTGTACCACATGCTGCGGCGGAGGGAAAAGCGGAAGGAGACCGGGGCACGGAGACTCACACAGAAGAGGCTTGCAATTGATCACGAAAAGGAGAAGGCGAAGAAGGCAAAGAAAGCAGGAGTATAG
- the LOC123505590 gene encoding eukaryotic translation initiation factor 4H-like isoform X2 produces MAGFYDDQFSRNSYRGGAGGGGGGGGRYNEGGRYGGQRPRKPLPTEPPYTAYVGNLPQGVVQGDIDQIFKEERVRSVRLVHDNESGKFKGFCYVEFEDVQSLEDALSFDGALFIDKNIRVDIAESRRGDRGGGFDRGRGRGRGGPGASRGGDMNDFRGRRDGPPDDFGGPRYGASFDDRAGGERGFGRGGRGAPAPGPGGPGRGDGYPRRDRRDSDRSRNFDEFKEPDPEELSQRPRLKLLPRTKKDPVNQIAETSQTNSIFGGAKPREENMKTDDKA; encoded by the exons ATGGCAGGGTTCTACGATGATCAGTTTTCCCG GAATAGCtatagaggaggagcaggaggaggaggaggtggaggaggacggtaCAATGAGGGAGGTCGGTATGGGGGTCAACGTCCTCGCAAGCCGCTACCCACAGAGCCGCCTTACACCGCCTACGTGGGTAACCTGCCACAGGGCGTGGTGCAGGGCGACATTGACCAGATCTTCaaggaagagagg gTACGCTCAGTCAGACTGGTCCATGACAACGAGAGTGGCAAATTCAAGGGGTTCTGCTATGTGGAGTTTGAAGATGTGCAGAGTCTGGAAGATGCGCTAAGCTTTGATGGGGCACTGTTCATTGACAAAAACATAAGGGTGGACATTGCAG aGTCCCGTCGTGGTGACCGAGGCGGTGGCTTTGACAGGGGCCGTGGCCGGGGAAGGGGTGGACCCGGGGCCAGCAGAGGTGGTGACATGAATGACTTCCGGGGAAGAAGAGATGGTCCTCCTGATGACTTTGGTG GTCCCAGGTATGGTGCCAGCTTTGACGACCGGGCCGGTGGGGAACGTGGCTTCGGCCGTGGGGGGCGTGGGGCACCTGCTCCAGGGCCGGGAGGACCAGGCCGCGGCGACGGCTACCCGAGACGTGATCGCCGGGACAGCGACCGCTCCCGCAACTTTGACGAGTTCAAGGAGCCAGACCCAG AGGAGCTGTCCCAGAGGCCTCGGCTAAAGCTGTTGCCCAGAACCAAAAAGGATCCTGTGAACCAGATCGCTGAGACATCACAAACAAACAGTATATTCGGCGGAGCAAAACCACGTGAGGAAAACATGAAGACTGATGACAAAGCGTAG
- the LOC123505590 gene encoding eukaryotic translation initiation factor 4H-like isoform X1 has product MAGFYDDQFSRNSYRGGAGGGGGGGGRYNEGGRYGGQRPRKPLPTEPPYTAYVGNLPQGVVQGDIDQIFKEERVRSVRLVHDNESGKFKGFCYVEFEDVQSLEDALSFDGALFIDKNIRVDIAESRRGDRGGGFDRGRGRGRGGPGASRGGDMNDFRGRRDGPPDDFGGRFRRDEGGRGGRGNFSGAAGGPGPRYGASFDDRAGGERGFGRGGRGAPAPGPGGPGRGDGYPRRDRRDSDRSRNFDEFKEPDPEELSQRPRLKLLPRTKKDPVNQIAETSQTNSIFGGAKPREENMKTDDKA; this is encoded by the exons ATGGCAGGGTTCTACGATGATCAGTTTTCCCG GAATAGCtatagaggaggagcaggaggaggaggaggtggaggaggacggtaCAATGAGGGAGGTCGGTATGGGGGTCAACGTCCTCGCAAGCCGCTACCCACAGAGCCGCCTTACACCGCCTACGTGGGTAACCTGCCACAGGGCGTGGTGCAGGGCGACATTGACCAGATCTTCaaggaagagagg gTACGCTCAGTCAGACTGGTCCATGACAACGAGAGTGGCAAATTCAAGGGGTTCTGCTATGTGGAGTTTGAAGATGTGCAGAGTCTGGAAGATGCGCTAAGCTTTGATGGGGCACTGTTCATTGACAAAAACATAAGGGTGGACATTGCAG aGTCCCGTCGTGGTGACCGAGGCGGTGGCTTTGACAGGGGCCGTGGCCGGGGAAGGGGTGGACCCGGGGCCAGCAGAGGTGGTGACATGAATGACTTCCGGGGAAGAAGAGATGGTCCTCCTGATGACTTTGGTG GAAGGTTCAGGAGGGATGAGGGCGGTCGAGGGGGGCGGGGTAACTTCagcggtgctgctggtggtcCAGGTCCCAGGTATGGTGCCAGCTTTGACGACCGGGCCGGTGGGGAACGTGGCTTCGGCCGTGGGGGGCGTGGGGCACCTGCTCCAGGGCCGGGAGGACCAGGCCGCGGCGACGGCTACCCGAGACGTGATCGCCGGGACAGCGACCGCTCCCGCAACTTTGACGAGTTCAAGGAGCCAGACCCAG AGGAGCTGTCCCAGAGGCCTCGGCTAAAGCTGTTGCCCAGAACCAAAAAGGATCCTGTGAACCAGATCGCTGAGACATCACAAACAAACAGTATATTCGGCGGAGCAAAACCACGTGAGGAAAACATGAAGACTGATGACAAAGCGTAG